The Thiorhodovibrio frisius genome segment TGCCTGCGGCCCAACTCGCCATTCTCAGCCATAGCAGGACGAGCAGCGCGCAGTAAATGCCGATGACTCCAAAGAGCATGCCCAGATTGCCTTGCGTCAGCGCTATGAAGCCGCTCTTGGGCTGCTCCTCCAGTACGGCGATTTGTCGAAACTGCTCATCAATCGCTTGTTTAGTCTTTGCTTCGCTGATCAGAATCCATGGTGCATCATAGAACAACACCCCGTACAAGCCGTTGTCACGGCGGTGGTAAGTCAGATAGCGTCCTAAGACAAGTGCTTTTGAGTCAGTCGGGATGCCGGCGGTGATCGCAGAGAACCGCTCGGGCATGTCGGCAAGGGCAGGGAATTCCATCAAAACCACGCGACCGCCGTCGGGAAACTGGACAGAGATCGACTGGACTACGTCGAGGATGTCTCGTTCTTGTTCGACCCGGGCGGGATTGCGCGAGTCCTGGTCGAGTGGAAGCAGTTCAATTGTCTCGGCAGTGACAGGAGCCGTGACTATGAAGGGCGGCTGAAAGGTCAGAAGGGCATAGACGAGGATCACAACGACGGGAACAATAATGCTCGCAAAGGCAAAAAGAACAAATAATGCGACTCTTCCCACTCTCATCACAGTTTCTCCTCAATTGTCATAGCCTTGGGCACCCCGGAGAATGAACCTGCTGTTTCGCAGTAAGGGGCAGTAATACCGGTGGCACGCCAACGCGCTGCGTCGCTTTCTCGTGATGACTCAAATCACATCGAGCAGAATAATGTCGGGCATTACACGCTCAATGCGCTCCAGCGCTTCCTCGCCACTATGCGCCGTGTCGACCAAAAACTGGTCAGGCAGTTCATTCTCAATAATGAGCGTGCTTACCGGATCGTCATCAACGGCCAGGACGCGCCGCGGCGGACTTGTTGAACCGTGGTGAGCCATGCTGTCTACTCCTTATACACATGGATCAGGTAATGCTGCTAT includes the following:
- a CDS encoding PleD family two-component system response regulator; the encoded protein is MAHHGSTSPPRRVLAVDDDPVSTLIIENELPDQFLVDTAHSGEEALERIERVMPDIILLDVI